From Pseudomonas sp. stari2:
ACAAATACACCGAACTGGAAGGCTCCAACTGCCACCTGACCTATGGTCAACCACGCCAGGAAATCCACCACTTCGCCAAGGATCAGGAATGCGACCTGATCGTGGTCGGCAGCCATGGCCGACATGGTCTGGCGCTGCTATTGGGCTCGACCGCCAACGATGTCCTGCATGGCGCACCTTGCGATGTGCTGGCGGTGCACTTGGTCAAACGCTGATTCCACCTGTGAAAAGCCCGGCGTCCATCACTGGACGCCGGGCTTTTTCATGACCGGAAGCTATCAGGCGTCCAGTTCGGCCCAACGCTCTACCAAGGTGTCCAGCTCAGCCTGCAATTGCTCCAGCGAAGCAATGACTTTGGCCGTCTCGGCCGGCGGACGCTGGTAGAAACCGGCCTCTGCCATTTCAGCCTCGACAGCAGCGATCTGCTGTTCCTTTGCGTCGATGTCGCCCGGCAACGCTTCCAGCTCGCGCTGAAGCTTGTAGCTCAGTTTCTTCTTCGCAGCCGGGGCCGCAGCAACAGGTGCGGCGACCGGAGCCGGCTCGGCAGTAACCACCGCCGAATTCAGGTCAGCCTTGCCGGATTTGCTTTCAGTCACGCCCAACAGACGTGGCGAACCGCCCTGGCGGATCCAGTCCTGATAGCCGCCGACGTATTCGCGAACCTTGCCTTCACCTTCGAAGACCAGGGTGCTGGTGACCACGTTGTCGAGGAATGCCCGGTCGTGGCTGACCATCAACACTGTGCCGTTGAAGGTCAACAGCACTTCTTCGAGCAGTTCGAGGGTTTCCACGTCGAGGTCGTTGGTCGGTTCGTCGAGCACCAGCAGGTTCGCAGGCTTGCTGAACAGTTTGGCCAGCAGCAGACGTGCACGCTCACCACCGGACAGCGCCTTAACCGGCGTGCGGGCACGCTGCGGGCTGAACAGGAAATCGCCGAGGTAGCTCAGCACGTGGCGGCTCTGGCCATTGATATCGATGAAATCGCGACCTTCGGCGACGTTGTCGACCACGGTCTTTTCCAGATCCAGCTGATGGCGCAACTGGTCGAAATAGGCCACGTCGATCTTGGTGCCCTCTTCCACCTTGCCGCTGGTCGGTTGTAGACCGCTGAGCATCAGTTTCAGCAGGGTCGTCTTGCCGGTACCGTTGGCGCCGAGCAGGCCGATACGATCGCCGCGCTGCAGCACCATGGAGAAATCGCGGATCAGGAACGGACCGCCCGGGTGCGCGAAACTCACGTTATCCAGCACCATTACCTGCTTGCCGGACTTCTCCGCTGTTTCCAGCTGGATGTTGGCCTTGCCGGTGCGCTCACGACGTTCGCTGCGCTCGACACGCAGGGCCTTCAAAGCACGCACGCGGCCTTCGTTACGGGTACGACGGGCCTTGATGCCCTGACGAATCCACACTTCTTCCTGAGCCAGACGCTTGTCGAACAGAGCGTTGGCGGTTTCTTCAGCGGCCAGCTCGGCTTCTTTGTGGACCAGGAAACTGGCGTAGTCGCCGTTCCAGTCGATCAGACCACCGCGATCCAGTTCGAGGATGCGGGTGGCGAGATTCTGCAGGAAGGAACGGTCGTGCGTGATGAACAGCACGGCGCCCTGGAAATCCTTCAGTGCTTCTTCGAGCCAGGCAATCGCACCGATGTCCAGATGGTTGGTCGGTTCGTCGAGCAGCAGCAGATCCGGCTCGGACACCAGCGCCTGCGCCAGCAACACACGACGACGCCAGCCGCCGGACAACTCGGCGAGGGTCTTGTCGGCCGGCAATTGCAGGCGGCTCAGGGTGCTGTCGACCAGGGTCTGCAAGCGCCAGCCATCACGAGCTTCAAGGTCGTGCTGAACGTGCATCAACTTGTCCAGATCGGCATCGGTGACGATGTTCTGGCTCAAGTGATGATACTCGGCGAGCAAGGCGCCAACGCCGTCGAGGCCTTCAGCCACCACGTCGAACACTGTCCGCTCGTCGGCCACCGGCAATTCCTGCGGCAATTCACCGATTTTCAGACCGGGGGCACGCCACACGGCGCCGTCGTCAGGCTTCTGGTCGCCCTTGACCAGTTTCATCATGCTGGACTTGCCAGTGCCGTTGCGGCCGATGATGCACACCCGCTCACCACGGGCGATCTGCCAGGACACCTTGTCCAACAACGGCATCGCGCCGAATGCAAGGGACACATCGCTGAATTTGAGCAGGGTCATGAGCTTCTCCAAAAACCGGGCGCGCATTCTACCTGAATCGGGACCCGAGCAGGCCGGCAATTTCACCGCTGACGCACTCTGCACAACAATTGTTGCGAACTTGTGCCGCAAGGCCCGCAAAGCTTTCGCCGGCTGCTGGCAAAAGGCTAAGCTACAGACAATTCAGTGCCGCCACTGTCGGCACTTGTCATGATTTCTCTGCCCGGATGTCTCATGCGCAGTCGCCTTTTCAGTGTTTTGTCCTGTTTGCTACTCACCGCCGCTGCTGCCCAATCCGCCCAGGCGGTGGATCTGTCCACCCAGCGCCAGTATTACGATGAGGCCAAACGTGCCCTGGCCAAGGGTGACACCGGCCCGTATTTTCGCTACAGCCAGGCCCTCGCCGATTATCCGCTGGAGCCGTATCTGGCCTACGACGAGTTGACCGCCCGCCTGAAGACTGCCAGCAACGCGGAAATCGAGAAATTCCT
This genomic window contains:
- a CDS encoding ATP-binding cassette domain-containing protein, with the protein product MTLLKFSDVSLAFGAMPLLDKVSWQIARGERVCIIGRNGTGKSSMMKLVKGDQKPDDGAVWRAPGLKIGELPQELPVADERTVFDVVAEGLDGVGALLAEYHHLSQNIVTDADLDKLMHVQHDLEARDGWRLQTLVDSTLSRLQLPADKTLAELSGGWRRRVLLAQALVSEPDLLLLDEPTNHLDIGAIAWLEEALKDFQGAVLFITHDRSFLQNLATRILELDRGGLIDWNGDYASFLVHKEAELAAEETANALFDKRLAQEEVWIRQGIKARRTRNEGRVRALKALRVERSERRERTGKANIQLETAEKSGKQVMVLDNVSFAHPGGPFLIRDFSMVLQRGDRIGLLGANGTGKTTLLKLMLSGLQPTSGKVEEGTKIDVAYFDQLRHQLDLEKTVVDNVAEGRDFIDINGQSRHVLSYLGDFLFSPQRARTPVKALSGGERARLLLAKLFSKPANLLVLDEPTNDLDVETLELLEEVLLTFNGTVLMVSHDRAFLDNVVTSTLVFEGEGKVREYVGGYQDWIRQGGSPRLLGVTESKSGKADLNSAVVTAEPAPVAAPVAAAPAAKKKLSYKLQRELEALPGDIDAKEQQIAAVEAEMAEAGFYQRPPAETAKVIASLEQLQAELDTLVERWAELDA